The following is a genomic window from Pseudomonas purpurea.
TCAGGTCCAGCGCTTGCTTGCGCACCGCGTCGAGGTTTTGCGGGTCCGGCGTGGCGAGAAAAATCTGGCTGACGCGGTACAGCGCCGGGGTCATCCAGGCCGACTTCCCGGTGTCATAAGCCTGCTGCAACTCGGCTTCGCTCGGGTAGCCGGCCGGAACCTGGCTGACCGACTGCAAGTAGTCACGGAACACGATCTGTTCGGTGGCCGCACGGGTTTGCAGCGCAACGTCCGGGCGCTGCGCCCAACCTTGGGCATCGGCCTGTTCCAGCACGGCTTTTTGCGCCAGGCGCGTGCGGATCCAGCTTTCCAGTGCCGGGCGATCGCCACGCAACTGCTCGCGGGACTCGACCGGCAACGCGGCGAACAACGCCTTGAGCTCATCGGGTGCAACGATCTGATTGCCCAGGCGCGCCACCGCCTCGCCCTCCGCGCCGACCTTGGGCAGTGTCGGCGCAGGCGTTTGTGCGGCCACCGGGTCAGCGCCCGGGCGCATGCCCAGGCCGACCGCGATCACCAGCAAGGCCAGCGCACCGGCGCTGGCCACGAGGGTGCGTTTTCTCACAGGCTCTGCACCTCTTCCTGAGGCACGGGTTCGGTTTTTTCAGCCTGGGCCTGCAACTGCGCGGCGTGCTGGCTGTAGTCACGCAGGTAAACGATGAATTCCTGAAGCAGGCGGTCCCACAGTTCCAGGTTGCTGCGCAGGTGATCGACGCTGACACCGGCGGCTAGTATCACGTCCATTTCCATCACCAGGAACTCGCCCTGCACCGACAACCGGGCAAACCGGCGCGAGGCGTTCCACAATTCGGCCAGCCCGGCCGGCAACTCACCTTGCACCCGCAGGGCGCAACTGAAGGTGAAGTCGACAAAACTGCCCTGATCCGCCGCCGGGTTACCGAAACGCACGGCGTAACCGATGCCCTGGCTGGCGCTGAGCAGTTGCACGATACCGTTCTGTTCGGTCTGGTTGACCCGATAACCGGCACCTTGCAGGACGTCGGTCAGGGATTGCGGGCTAACGCTGACGATCAGTTGCGCTTGAGTCATGGTTGATTCTTCCTTGGTCATCAATGAGCCGCTGCCTGAGGGGCATCGAACTGAGTCTTGTACAAATCGTCGCCAAAGCCTTGGGCCAGTTCCTCGAACCTGACCCGGGCACTGCCGGCGAACGGTTGGCGAATCTTCATGACTTCGCTCACATCGATTTTTTCGTAAGCCTGGAGAATCTCCTTGGCCACGCCATACATCTGCTGATTCTTGACCGAACATTGCTGCACTTGTGTGTCACGTTCGGCCAATTGCGCCTGAAGCTTAGACCGTTCTGCCTCTTTGCCACGGGCCATGACCAATAGCTCGTCGTAAGCCTGTTTGAACTTGCCGATCTGCTCGCTGCTGGCGGCTGCCTGCGCCTGGGCACGGCTTTGCAGGCTGTCCTGCTGACCGGTCAACTGTTCCGACAGGGCCTTGGTCTTGGCCA
Proteins encoded in this region:
- a CDS encoding peptidylprolyl isomerase is translated as MRKRTLVASAGALALLVIAVGLGMRPGADPVAAQTPAPTLPKVGAEGEAVARLGNQIVAPDELKALFAALPVESREQLRGDRPALESWIRTRLAQKAVLEQADAQGWAQRPDVALQTRAATEQIVFRDYLQSVSQVPAGYPSEAELQQAYDTGKSAWMTPALYRVSQIFLATPDPQNLDAVRKQALDLSKKAQGMSSAEFTALVAEYSQDPGSAQRGGDTGLQPLQQLVPEVRVAVARLKVGAVADPVQSTAGFHVIKLTEHQPARVATLDELRDRLTQALRAQRQEQIAKAYLEGMLNTATLSIDGAQLNKVLEEKL
- a CDS encoding YbjN domain-containing protein encodes the protein MTQAQLIVSVSPQSLTDVLQGAGYRVNQTEQNGIVQLLSASQGIGYAVRFGNPAADQGSFVDFTFSCALRVQGELPAGLAELWNASRRFARLSVQGEFLVMEMDVILAAGVSVDHLRSNLELWDRLLQEFIVYLRDYSQHAAQLQAQAEKTEPVPQEEVQSL
- a CDS encoding DNA repair protein, with the translated sequence MLLAVGVCFASGVSAEGMEERLRTQLRSTTAQLQSLQSEQAQASAARIAAENQAKASQAQIKQLTAELAKTKALSEQLTGQQDSLQSRAQAQAAASSEQIGKFKQAYDELLVMARGKEAERSKLQAQLAERDTQVQQCSVKNQQMYGVAKEILQAYEKIDVSEVMKIRQPFAGSARVRFEELAQGFGDDLYKTQFDAPQAAAH